Within the Pseudomonas guangdongensis genome, the region GGCATCGCCGCGCAGCTGTCCGCCTGGCGGCTGGTGCCGGCCGGCACCGAGGGCTACCGCACCGCCGAGGTGACCCTGGGCGGGGTGGACACCCGCGAGGTGTCGTCGAAGACCATGGAGTCGCAGAAATCGCCGGGGCTGTACTTCGTCGGCGAAGTGCTGGACGTCACCGGCCACCTCGGCGGCTTCAACTTCCAGTGGGCCTGGGCCTCCGGGCACGCCGCCGGAGAAGTGGTCTAGCCCCTCCCATCACGCGCGACAGCCTGTCTACAATGGGCCCACCGAGCCCGTTCCCCGTCATGGCAGGCTGTCCCATGCCCTCCCCCTCGCTTCGCCACACCCTGCGCCGCCTCTGGGCGCTGGACACCTTCGGCTCCAGCCTGCGGGTCTTCATCGCCCTCACCGGCAGCATGGCGCTGTGCTGGCAGCAGGAGCGCATGGACCTGCTGATCCCGCTGTTCCTCGGCATCATCGCCAGCGCCCTGGCCGAGACCGACGACAGCTGGCGCGGCCGCCTGCGCGCGCTGCTGGTGACCCTGGGCTGCTTCGCCGCCGCCGCCTTCGCGGTCGAGCTGCTGTTCCCCTATCCCTGGCTGTTCGTCGTCGCCCTGGCGCTGTCGACCTTCGTCCTGACCATGCTGGGGGCGCTGGGCGAGCGTTACGGCACCATCGCCTCGGGCACGCTGATCCTCTCCATCTACACGATGATCGGCGTCGACCAGCGCGGCGGCGAAGTCGCCGACCTGTGGCACGAACCCCTGCTGCTGGTCGCCGGCGCCGCCTGGTACGGCGCGCTCTCGGTGCTCTGGCAGGCGCTGTTCAGCCAGCAGCCGGTGCAGCAGGCGCTGGCCCGGGTATTCCGCGAACTGGGCCTGTACCTGCGCCTGAAGGCCGCGCTGTTCGAGCCGCTGCGCGACCTCGACGTGGAACGGCGGCGCCTGGAGCTGGCGCAGCAGAACGGCAGGCTGGTGGCCGCGCTCAACGCCGCCAAGGAAATCATCCTCCACCGGGTCGGCAAGGGCCGCGTCAGCCCGCGGGTCAACCGCTACCTGAAGCTGTACTTCCTCGCCCAGGACATCCACGAGCGCGCCAGCTCCTCCCACTACCCCTACCACGCGCTGGCCGAGGCGTTCTTCCACAGCGACGTGCTGTTCCGCTGCCGCCTGCTGCTGCGCCAGCAGGGCAAGGCCTGCCGCGCGCTGGCCGAGGCCATCGAGCTGCGCCAGCCGTTCGCCTACCAGCGCGCCAGCGCCCAGGCCCGCGACGACCTGGAGGCCTCGCTGGCCTACCTGCAGGCTCAGGACAACCCGCACTGGCGCGACCTGCTGCGCTCGCTGCGCGCGCTGGCCGACAACCTCGGCACCCTCGAACAGCTGCTCGGCGCCGCCAGCAACCCCGAGGCGCTGGCCGAGGAACAGGACAGCACCCTGCACGACCGCGACCCGCACAGCCTGCGCGAAGTCTGGGAACGCCTGCGCCTGCAGCTCACCCCCACCGCGCTGCTGTTCCGCCACGCCCTGCGCCTGTCCCTGGCGCTGGCCGCCGGCTACGGCGTGCTGCACGCCATCCACCCGACCCAGGGCTACTGGATCCTGCTCACCACGGTGTTCGTCTGCCAGTCCAGCTACGGCGCCACCCGCACCAAGCTGACCCAGCGCATCGCCGGCACCCTGCTCGGCCTCACCGTCGGCTGGGCGCTGTTCGACCTGTTCCCCGGCGCCCTGGCCCAGTCGCTGATCGCGGTGGCCGCCGGGGTGGCGTTCTTCGCCACCCGCGCACGCCGCTACACCCTGGCCACCGCGGCGATCACCCTGATGGTGCTGTTCTGCTTCAACCAGGTCGGCGACGGCTACGGACTGATCTGGCCGCGGCTGTTCGACACCCTGCTGGGCAGCCTGATCGCCGGTCTGGCGGTATTCCTGATCCTCCCCGACTGGCAGGGCCGGCGCCTGCCCCGCGTGCTGGCCAGCGTGCTGCACAGCCACGCCGCCTACCTGCGACAGATCATCCTGCAGTACGCCAGCGGCAAGCGCGACGACCTCGCCTACCGCCTGGCGCGGCGCAACGCGCACAACGCCGACGCCGCGCTGTCGGCGGCGCTGGCCAGCATGCTGCTGGAACCGGGGCACTTCCGCCGCGAGGCGGAGCTGGGCTTTCGCTGCCTGGCGCTGTCGCACACCCAGCTCAGCTACCTGTCGGCGCTCGGCGCGCACCGCGCCGCGCTGCCGGCCGAGCTGCGCGGCGGGCTGGTCGAGCAGGCCGCTGCGCAACTGGCCAGCGAGCTCGACGCCATCGCCGCGCAACTGGGCGGCCAGCCGGCGCCCGGCGAGCTGGTTGGCGATGCGGCCACGCTGGCCCTCGCCCTGGAACAGCTGCCGGAGGACATCGACGCGCGCCAGCGCCTGCTGCGCACCGAACTGGCGCTGATCGCCCGCCAGTTGCCCCTGCTGCGCGAGCTGGCCGCACGCCTGCTGAGCGGCGCCGCAGCCCCGGCCGGACTGCCGCCGCCGGCGCCCTGAGACTCTCGCCGCCACCGGCCGGCCCGACTAGACTGCAACCAAGGATCGTCGCGCCACGCCCGTTATTCGCAGTGCGCCCACGGCGCCATGACTGGAGAGTCCGCATGAGCACAACGCCCGCCACCGCCTTCGATCCCCGCGTGTTCCGCCGCGCGCTGGGCAACTTCGCCACCGGAGTGACCATCATCACCGCGCGCAGCACGGCCGGCGCGCAGGTCGGCGTCACCGCCAACAGCTTCAACTCGGTGTCCCTGGAGCCGCCGCTGATCCTCTGGAGCATCGACAAGCGCTCCGGCAGCCATGCGGTGTTCGAGGCCGCCAGCCACTTCGCCGTGCATGTCCTGGCCGCCGACCAGATCGAGCTGTCCAACCACTTCGCCCGCCCGCAGGACGACAAGTTCGCCGGCATCGCCTTCGAGAGCGGTCTGGGCGGTGCTCCGCTGCTGGCCGACTGCGCGGCGCGCTTCCAGTGCGAGTGCTACCAGCAGCTCGACGGCGGCGACCACTGGATCCTGATCGGCAAGGTGGTGGCCTTCGACGATTTCGGCCGCTCGCCGCTGCTCTACCACCAGGGCGCCTACTCGATGGTCCTGCCCCACCCGCGTGCGCCGAAGAAGGCCGACCCGCACGCCGCGCCGGCGACCATGCACGGCCGGCTGGCCAGCAGCAACCTGTTCTACCTGATGATCCAGGCGGTCAACGCCTACCAGGCCAGCTACGCGCCCAAGCAGCTGTCCACCGGCCTGCGCACCAGCGAAGCGCGCATGCTGATGGTGCTGGAAGACAGCGCCCAGCTCGACCTGGTCGCCCTGCAGCGCGAGGTGGCGATGCCGACCCGCGAGATCGAGGAGGCGCTGGCCAACCTGCAGGGCAAGGGCCTGGTCGCCGACAGCCCCGCCGGCTACCTGCTGACCGACGCCGGCCGTGCGCAGACCGAGGCGCTGTGGGAAATCGCCCGCCGCCAGCAGGACGCGGTGTTCGCCGGGGTCGGCGCCGAGGACATCGAGACTTTCAAGAAGGTGCTCAGGGTAGTGATGGCGGCGCAGTGAACCGCGCGGGCAGCTAGCCGCGCGGTTCACTGCGCCAGATCGCGCCAGGTCAGGTACACCCGCAGGTCGAACTCCAGCTGGTGATAGCCGGGCAGCATGTGCTCGCAGAGCTGGTAGAAGGCCTTGTTGTGGTCGAACTCGCGCAGGTGCGCCAGCTCGTGAACCACGATCATGTCGAGAAACTCCGGCGCCGCGTCGCGAAACAGCGCGGCGATGCGGATTTCCTTCTTCGCCTTGAGCTTGCCGCCCTGCACCCTGGAGACAGCGGTGTGCAGGCCGAGGGCGTTGCGCAGCACGTCCAGCTTGCTGTCGTAGAGCACCTTGTCGATGCCCGGCGCATTACGCAGGAAGCGCTGCTTGCGCTCCATCACATAGGCGTACAGCGCCTTGTCGCTCTGCACCGGGTGACGCTCCGGGTAGCGCTGCTGCAGGTACTCGCCCAGGCGGTCGGCGGCGAGCAGCCGGCGCACCTGCTCCTGCAGGTGCGCCGGGTAGGCGGAGAGGTACTTGAGCGGCGGCATCGGCAGGTCGGCGGTGGCGGCGGGAGGGGCATTCTAACCCCGTTGCGACGCCGCGTCCGGGCGCCGCGACAGAGCCTTTTGTGGTAATTTTCCGGCATTCGTCCATGCCCGCCGCGCCGCCCCTCGCACCGGCCCGCGCGGCGGCGCGGCCCCGTCCGTCCCGCCCTCCATACCCGCCCCGCGCCAGCGCCGCCTGCTCGCGCGGACGGGCCATGCGGGCCGTCGGCGGCCGACTGCCACAGGAAAAACAGGGCTCGCCGATGAGCAGAGAGAACAAGCCGCGCTGGACCTCCGGGCGCGTCAAGGATGGCATCGAGGAAATCCATATCCGCAAGTGGAACTTCTTCATCGACTACATCCAGGAGGCCTTCTCGCCCGGCTGCGGCTGGATTCACCGCGGCCACCGCAAGGACTACTACAAGCTCGAATCGACCATCGACCGCAAGATCTTCGACAAGGCGCAGACCGAGCAGCTGCGCCGCGAGCAGCTCGACCGCTTCAAGATGGCGATCCGCGGCAAGCGCGGCGCCAACCCGCCGCAGTACGACGAACCGCTGGAATGGTGGGCGCTCGGCCAGCACTTCGGCCTGCTCACCCCGCTGCTGGACTGGACCCACTCGCCCTACACCGCGGCGTTCTTCGCCTTCGCCAACGCCGGCAAGGACGACACCCGCAAGCGCATCATCGTCTCGCTGAACAAGCACGAGGTGGAGCGCTGCCCGGAGCTGGCCGCCACGGTGCGCTTCTACACGCCCAACTCCGACGAGAACGCGCGGGTGCTCGGCCAGAACGGGCTGTTCTCCTACTCCGACTCCGGCGAGGAGCTGGAGTCGGTGGTCGCCCAGGCTTTCGCCGGCTCGCGCACGGCGATCATCAAGAAGGTCTACCTGCCCAACGCCGAGCGCATCGACGTGCTGCGCGGCCTGGAGCAGATGAACATCAACCACCTGACCCTGTTCCCCGACCTCAGCGGCGCCAGCAGCTACGCCAACATGCAGTTCGAGCTGTACTCCAGCCGGCCGAGCGCCAGCGAGCCGGCGAGCCCGGCGGCGCGGGACAGCGTGGAGGAGCAGGCCGAGGACTGAACGCCGGACAGCAAAAAGGGGCGCCCCTCGACGAGGGAGCGCCCCTTGGGCACGGCGGACGCGGATCAGTTGACCTTGGCGTTCAGCTCGCCGCTGGCGTAGCGCTGGTACATGCCTTCCAGGGAGATCGGCTTGATCTTGGAGGCATTGCCGGCGGTGCCGAAGGCTTCGTAGCGGGCGATGCAGATGTCGCGCATGGCTTCGATGGTCTTGGCGAAGAACTTGCGCGGGTCGAACTCGCTGGGGTGCTCGGCCATCATACGGCGCATGGCGCCGGTGGAGGCCAGGCGCAGGTCGGTGTCGATGTTGACCTTGCGCACGCCGTGCTTGATGCCCTCGACGATCTCCTCGACCGGCACGCCGTAGGTTTCCTTGATGTCGCCGCCGTACTGGTTGATCACCGCCAGCCACTCCTGCGGCACGCTGGAGGAACCGTGCATCACCAAGTGGGTGTTGGGGATGCGCTTGTGGATTTCCTTGATGCGGTCGATGGCGAGGATGTCGCCGGTCGGCGGCTTGGTGAACTTGTAGGCGCCGTGGCTGGTGCCGATGGCGATGGCCAGGGCGTCGACCTGGGTGGCCTTGACGAAGGCCGCGGCCTCTTCCGGATCGGTGAGCATCTGGCTGTGGTCGAGGGTGCCCTCGGCGCCGACGCCGTCTTCCTCGCCGGCCTGGCCGGTTTCCAGGCTGCCCAGGCAGCCCAGCTCGCCTTCCACCGACACGCCGCAGGCGTGGGCGAACGCCACGGTCTGCTGGGTCACGCGCACGTTGTAGTCGTAGTCGGCCGGAGTCTTGCCGTCGGCCATCAGCGAGCCGTCCATCATCACCGAGCTGAAGCCCAGCTGGATCGAGCGCTGGCAGACGTCCGGGCTGGTGCCGTGGTCCTGGTGCATGCACACCGGGATGTGCGGGAATTCCTCGATGGCGGCGAGGATCAGGTGGCGCAGGAACGGTGCGCCGGCGTACTTGCGCGCGCCGGCGGAGGCCTGGACGATCACCGGGGAGTCGGTCTTGTCGGCCGCTTCCATGATGGCGCGCATCTGCTCGAGGTTGTTGACGTTGAAGGCCGGCACGCCGTAGCCGAATTCGGCGGCGTGGTCCAGCATCTGGCGCATGCTGATAAGTGCCATCTGTGCTGCTCCCAGTAAGGGTCGTTTGATCGGTGCCCAGCCTGCCGCAGGGGCAGGCCGGGTTCAAGTCTGTGGTGATCGCTCCCACGCTCCGCGTGGGAACGCCTCCCCGGACGCTCCGGCGTCCATGCACCGGGACGCCGGAGCGTCCCAGGCGCGGCTCCCACGCCGGAGCGTGGGAGCCATCAGGCATCAGCCCTGGGCGCGCGCTTCCAGCACCGCCACGGCCGGCAGGACCTTGCCCTCGACGAATTCGAGGAAGGCGCCGCCGCCGGTGGAGATGTAGGAGATCTGCTCGGCCACGCCGTACTTGTCGATGGCTGCCAGGGTGTCGCCGCCGCCGGCGATGGAGAACGCCGGGCTGGCGGCGATGGCGCGGGCCAGGGCCTGGGTGCCGTTGCCGAACTGGTCGAACTCGAACACGCCGACCGGGCCGTTCCACAGGATGGTCTGCGAGGCCTTGAGCATCTCGGCGAACATCGCCGCGGTCTGCGGGCCGATGTCGAGGATCATGTCGTCGTCGGCGACCTCGGCGATCAGCTTGACGGTGGCCTCGGCCGACTCGGCGAATTCCTTGGCGACCACCACGTCGACCGGCAGCGGCACGGCGACCTTGGCGGCGATGGCCTTGGCGGTGTCGAGCAGGTCGGCCTCGTGCAGCGACTTGCCGACCTTGTAGCCGGCGGCGGCGAGGAAGGTGTTGGCGATGCCGCCGCCGACGATCAGCGAGTCGCAGATCTCGGCCAGCGAATTCAGCACGTCGAGCTTGGTGGACACCTTGGAACCGGCGACGATGGCGACCATCGGGCGCTGCGGCTTGTCCAGCGCCTTGCCCAGGGCGTCCAGCTCGGCGGCCAGCAGCGGGCCGGCGCAGGCGACCTTGGCGAACTTGGCCACGCCATGGGTCGAGCCCTCGGCGCGGTGGGCGGTGCCGAAGGCGTCCATGACGAACACGTCGCACAGTGCGGCGTACTGCTGCGCCAGCTCGTCGGCGTTCTTCTTCTCGCCCTGGTTGAAGCGCACGTTCTCGAACAGCACGATCTCGCCCGGCGCGACCTCGACGCCGCCCAGGTAGTCCTTGACCAGCGGCACGTCGCGGCCGAGGGCCTTGGACAGGTAGTCGGCGACCGGCTTGAGGCTGTTCTCTTCGGAGAACTCGCCCTCGGTCGGGCGGCCCAGGTGCGAGCAGACCATCACCGCCGCGCCCTTCTCCAGCGCAAGCCGGATGGTCGGCAGGGAGGCGAGGATGCGCGCATCGCTCTTCACCACGCCATCCTTCACCGGGACGTTGAGGTCTTCGCGGATCAGCACGCGCTTACCGGCGAGGTCGAGGTCGGTCATCTTCAACACGGTCATGGGATGGTCCTTCAGAGGGCAGTTGTTATCGGTTGAACGCGGCAACGTCCAGCCAGTGGCCGGCGACGTCGAGCATGCGGTTGGCAAAGCCCCATTCGTTGTCGAACCAGGCCAGCAGGTTGACCAGCCGCGGGCCGGAAACCAGGGTCTGGCTGCCATCGACGATGGCCGAATGGGGGTCGTGATTGAAATCGCAGCTGGCGTGGGGCAGCTCGGTGTAGTCGAGCAGGCCCCGGAGCGGGCCGCGCTCGGCGGCCTCGCGCAGCACGCGGTTGATTTCGGCGGCACTGGTGTCGCGGCGGGTCTGCAGGGTGATGTCCAGGCAGGACACGTTGACCGTCGGCACGCGGATCGCCTTGGCCTGCACGCGACCGGCCAGCTCCGGAAGCAGGCGCTCGATACCGCGCGCCAGGCCGGTGGACACCGGGATCACCGACTGGAACGCCGAGCGGGTGCGGCGCAGGTCCTCGTGGTGATAGGCGTCGATCACCGGCTGGTCGTTCATCGCCGAGTGGATGGTGGTGATCGCCACGTAGTCGAGGCCGATGGCCTCGTCGAGCAGTTTCAGCAGCGGCACGCTGCAGTTGGTGGTGCAGGACGCGTTGGAGACCAGCCGCTCGGCGCCGGACAGGCGCCTCTGGTTGACCCCGTAGACGATGGTGGCGTCGACGTCGGCCTCGCTGGCCATCGGCTGGGAGAACAGCACGCGCGGAGCGCCGGCGCCCAGGAAGCGCTCGCCGCCCTCGCGGGTGGTGTAGACGCCGGAGCACTCCAGCACCAGATCGACGCCCAGCGCCGCCCAGTCGATGCCCTCGGGCTCGCGCTGGCGCAGCACCTTCACGCAGTCGCCGTTGAGGTGCAGGCAGTCGCCGACCACCTTCACCTCGCCGGGGAAACGGCCGTGGGTGGAGTCGAAGCGGGTCAGGTACTCGATGCTGGCCTGATCGGCCAGGTCGTTGAGCGCGACGATCTCCAGCCCGGCGGCCGGCCCGCGCTCGTAGAGCGCGCGCAGCACGCAGCGACCGATGCGGCCGTAGCCGTTGAGGGCGACTTTGTAGGGGCGGTTGGGCATGGCGGCTCTGCTTGTGGTGCCGGATGGGGAAAACCGCGACGCGGATTTCCCCATCCGGCACGGGACCGGGCATCCGCAGGGTGGATGGCCGCAGCCATCCACCGCTCGCGGCATCAGACGTCCAGCAGCTCCTCGGCGGTGGCCAGAATGTTGTCGAGGGTGAAACCGAACTCCTCGAACAGCTGGCCCGCCGGGGCGGATTCGCCGAAGGTGGTCATGCCGATGATGCGGCCTTCCAGGCCGACGTACTTGTACCAGAAGTCGGCATGCGCGGCCTCGATGGCGATGCGCGCGCCGACCTGCAGCGGCAGCACTTCCTGCTTGTAGGCGGCGTCCTGCTGGTCGAACACGGTGGTCGAGGGCATCGACACCACGCGCACCCGGCGACCCTGGGCGGTCAGTGCCTCATAGGCCTGCACGGCCAGGCCGACTTCCGAGCCGGTGGCGATCAGGATCAGTTCCGGCTCGCCGGCGCAGTCCTTGAGCACGTAGCCGCCGCGGGCGATGTCGGCGATCTGCTGCTCGCTGCGCGACTGGTGGTTGAGGTTCTGGCGGCTGAACACCAGCGCCGACGGGCCGTCGTTGCGCTCGATGGCGTATTTCCAGGCGGCGGCGGATTCCACCGCATCGCACGGGCGCCAGCAGTCGAGGTTGGGCGTGCCGCGCAGGCTGGTCAGCTGCTCGATCGGCTGGTGGGTCGGGCCGTCCTCGCCCAGACCGATGGAGTCGTGGGTGAACACGTAGAGCACGCGCTGCTTCATCAGCGCCGACATGCGCACGGCGTTGCGCGCGTATTCCATGAAGATCAGGAAGGTGGCGCCGTAGGGGATGAAGCCGCCGTGCAGGGCGACGCCGTTCATGATCGCGCTCATGCCGAACTCGCGCACGCCGTAGTGCACGTAGTTGCCGCCGGCGTCGTCATGGGCCAGGCCCTTGCAGCCCTTCCACAGGGTCAGGTTGGAGCCGGCCAGGTCCGCCGAGCCGCCGAGGAACTCGGGCAGCAGCGGGCCGAAGGCGTTGAGGGTGTCCTGGCTGGCCTTGCGGCTGGCGATGGTCGCGCCCTTCTCGGCCACTTCACGCACGTAGGCGGCGGCCTTGGCGCTGAAGTCTTGCGGCAGCTCGCCGGCCAGGCGGCGCTTGAACTCGGCGGCCAGTTCCGGGAACTCGGCGGCGTAGGCGGCGAAGCGCTCGCTCCAGGCGGCCTCGGCGGCGGCGCCGGCCTCTTTCGCATCCCACTCGGCGTAGATGTCGGCGGGGATCTCGAACGGGCCATGGTTCCAGCCGAGCTGGGCGCGGGTGGCGGCGATCTCGGCATCGCCCAGCGGCGCGCCGTGGCACTCTTCCTTGCCGCCCTTGTTCGGCGAACCGAAGCCGATCACGGTCTTGCAGCAGATCAGGGTTGGCCGCTCGGTTTCGGCGCGGGCGGTCTCGATGGCCATGCGGATCTCGTCGGCATCGTGGCCGTCGACGTTGCGGATCACCTGCCAGCCGTAGGCCTCGAAGCGCGCCGGGGTGTCATCGGTGAACCAGCCCTCGACCTCGCCGTCGATGGAGATGCCGTTGTCGTCGTAGAAGGCGACCAGCTTGCCCAGGCCAAGGGTGCCGGCCAGCGAGCAGACCTCGTGGGAGATGCCTTCCATCATGCAGCCGTCGCCGAGGAAGGCGTAGGTGAAGTGGTCGACGATGGCGTGGCCCGGACGGTTGAACTGCGCGCCCAGCACCTTCTCGGCCAGCGCGAAGCCCACCGCGTTGGCGATGCCCTGCCCCAGCGGGCCGGTGGTGGTCTCCACGCCCGGGGTGTAGCCGTATTCCGGGTGGCCCGGAGTGCGGCTGTGCAGCTGGCGGAACTGCTTGAGGTCGTCGATCGACAGGTCGTAGCCGGAGAGGTGCAGCAGCGAGTAGATCAGCATCGAGCCGTGGCCGTTGGACAGCACGAAGCGGTCGCGGTCGGCCCACTGCGGGTTCTGCGGGTTGTGCTTGAGGAAGTCGCGCCACAGCACTTCGGCGATGTCCGCCATGCCCATGGGTGCGCCCGGATGGCCGCTGTTGGCTTTCTGCACGGCATCCATGCTGAGGGCACGAATGGCATTGGCTCGGTCACGACGGCTGGGCATCGCTGGTCTCCTGCGGGGGGCTTGATCGAAAAAGGCGGCCATTTTCGCCCAGCGGCAGGGGAACGGGCAATCACAGATGGTCGCGCCGGGGCGGATATCCGCCCCGGCGCGCGCCAATTCAGCAGCTGCCGGCGTCCAGCACGCTGCGCGCCGGGCTGTGCGGGCCGGCCAGGCAGGGGGCGTGGAACAGCTCGCCGTGCCACATGCCGAGCAGGGTGCGCTGCAGCACCAGCAGCCAGACGGCGCTCAGCTGCAGCGCCAGCAGCAGCGCGGCCAGGGCGAAGAAGGTCATCCCGGTCAGCCGCCACAGCTCGACGGTGGCCAGGGCGAACACCCCGAGGGGGAAGGTGAAGCCCCACCAGCCGAGGTTGAACGGCATGTTGTCGCGCAGGTAGTGGCGGGTGAACAGCATGGCAGTGACCAGCCACCACAGCCCGGCGCCCCACAGCGCCAGCCCGCCGACCAGGCCCAGGCCGCTGGCCAGTTCCGCCGCGCCGGCCAGCGGCGTGCCGGCGAAGGCCGCCGGGGCGTCGTGGCCGAGGGTCAGCAGGCCCAGGCAGCCGGTGGCCAGCGGGCCCAGCGGCAGCCAGCTGGTGGCGGCGAAGTCGGTGTCCGGCAGCTTGTGGATGGCCAGACGCAGCAGCACCAGGGTGATCAGCGAGAAGGCCAGGCTCAGGGACATGCCCCACAGCACGAAGCCGACCACCAGCACCGGCCGCGCCGCCTCGGCGGCCAGGTGCGGCACCAGCACCCCGGCGGTGCTGGCCGCCACCTCGGGGGCGACGATGGGCAGCAGCCACACCGCGGTGAGCTTCTCCAGCGCGTGGTTCTGCCGGGTGAACATCAGGTAGGGCACCAGCATCGCCGCCGCCACCGAGAGCAGCGCGCAGTACCACCACAGACCGTGGGCCAGCGTGTACACCCAGTCGCCCCAGCGCGGCGCACCGAACAGCACCAGGCCGCTGAGCAGCACCGCCAGCCCCATCGGGATGGCGCCGAGGAACATCGACTGTACCGGGTGCAGCAGCATCGGCCTGACGGTGTCGCGGAACAGCGCCAGGCGCGTCATGAACAGCAGGCTGAACAGGCCGTAGAGCAGCACGCCGAACAGCCACAGGCCCTCGGCCAGCGCCATCTGCCCGGGAAACGCCCAGGGCAGGCGGGCCACCACCAGCGCCAGCACGCCGGTGCCCATGGTCATGGCGAACCAGTTGGGGGTGAAGTGACGGACGAAGGCCAGCGGCTCGGGCTGGCGGGTGAAGGGTCTGGGCATGCTCGGCTCCGGTCGGGATGTCCCGTGGCATCGACGAATGGGCACAGCCTAGAGAGGCGCTTGCCATATGAAAAATACATGTTCAGCATGTTTTACATACTTTTAATTTATGCAATGCGCCGCAGCCCGGACGGACACGGGCCGCCC harbors:
- the tkt gene encoding transketolase yields the protein MPSRRDRANAIRALSMDAVQKANSGHPGAPMGMADIAEVLWRDFLKHNPQNPQWADRDRFVLSNGHGSMLIYSLLHLSGYDLSIDDLKQFRQLHSRTPGHPEYGYTPGVETTTGPLGQGIANAVGFALAEKVLGAQFNRPGHAIVDHFTYAFLGDGCMMEGISHEVCSLAGTLGLGKLVAFYDDNGISIDGEVEGWFTDDTPARFEAYGWQVIRNVDGHDADEIRMAIETARAETERPTLICCKTVIGFGSPNKGGKEECHGAPLGDAEIAATRAQLGWNHGPFEIPADIYAEWDAKEAGAAAEAAWSERFAAYAAEFPELAAEFKRRLAGELPQDFSAKAAAYVREVAEKGATIASRKASQDTLNAFGPLLPEFLGGSADLAGSNLTLWKGCKGLAHDDAGGNYVHYGVREFGMSAIMNGVALHGGFIPYGATFLIFMEYARNAVRMSALMKQRVLYVFTHDSIGLGEDGPTHQPIEQLTSLRGTPNLDCWRPCDAVESAAAWKYAIERNDGPSALVFSRQNLNHQSRSEQQIADIARGGYVLKDCAGEPELILIATGSEVGLAVQAYEALTAQGRRVRVVSMPSTTVFDQQDAAYKQEVLPLQVGARIAIEAAHADFWYKYVGLEGRIIGMTTFGESAPAGQLFEEFGFTLDNILATAEELLDV
- a CDS encoding TDT family transporter; translated protein: MPRPFTRQPEPLAFVRHFTPNWFAMTMGTGVLALVVARLPWAFPGQMALAEGLWLFGVLLYGLFSLLFMTRLALFRDTVRPMLLHPVQSMFLGAIPMGLAVLLSGLVLFGAPRWGDWVYTLAHGLWWYCALLSVAAAMLVPYLMFTRQNHALEKLTAVWLLPIVAPEVAASTAGVLVPHLAAEAARPVLVVGFVLWGMSLSLAFSLITLVLLRLAIHKLPDTDFAATSWLPLGPLATGCLGLLTLGHDAPAAFAGTPLAGAAELASGLGLVGGLALWGAGLWWLVTAMLFTRHYLRDNMPFNLGWWGFTFPLGVFALATVELWRLTGMTFFALAALLLALQLSAVWLLVLQRTLLGMWHGELFHAPCLAGPHSPARSVLDAGSC